AGAGGTCATATCCCAACTACCAGCTATTTCAATAGCAGCATTATTCGTGTTCTTCTTATTATCTTTATCATCATCAACTAAAGGATCTATTGGATACAATACAGTATCAAAATCGGTAGGAGTTGGGTCAATATTTATTTTGGCAAGATTTTCTGATTGAGCTGATTCTTCCACAAATACTTCTTGACGAGTTTCTTCTACTGCTTCACTAGCACAACTAGATAAACCACCTACGATAATACTAGCTGAAAGAATAAATTTGATTGCGTTTGATTTGATTGGAGTAAACATATTAAAAAAATTTAGGTTAAAAAATAAGTTCTAATTAAATTAATAGAACTATATACATATAAATTACAGAATGATAAAAATAAATTATTTCAAAAAAAAATGAAATAATACATCTGTTATGTATTTTGACAATATAAGTAAATATTAAAAACTTATTGAATATAAAGTATTTAATAAAAATTTATACTCTTATAACGGAACTTAATAAAATTTTGTTTCAAAAAATTTGTATTTTGTTGAAAAAAAACCATGTAAAGTTCAACAAAGGGCAGTTAAAAAGCCCATATCAGTTAAGATTATGGGCTTTTAAAAGACAACTAAGCAGCATCTTTTATATTAGTTAGAGTGGTTATCTCCTCCTAAACTATAATAATTATTTTCTTCATCTTCTGAGCCAATGCTTTCTTGTTGATCATCCAATTCAGCACCAGGAACATCAATAGTTTCTCCTTCAAAATTTGATTTTGCATTATGCAAAGGAGCTTCTTCATAAAGTTCATTTCTATGATTTGGAGTAGGAATTCCTTTATCCACTACTAATTCATCATCATTGTCAATACTGGCTACTTTTTTTCCTTGATTATAAATATCCTCCTTTGGATCATAATCAAATTTGTCTTTAAAGAATTCTTCTGGAGAATCGGTATTTTTATTTTGTTTTTTATCTGGCGTTTTCATAAAAAAAAGTTTTAGTTTAAAAAATAAGAGGTGTGAAAATAAAAGTTATTCACTCTCTTTAAAAATATAAACACTAAAACTTATCTAAATGTTGAAAATAATTTGAAAGAAATAAATCTGAGTTAAAATGAGTTTTGGCTACCTATCGACTTCTCCCAAATTAATATCTAAAGAACCAACAATAGCAATCAAATCAGAAAGTAGAGTATTTTGGGCTAAATAAGGCAACACAGAAAGATTACAAAAGGAAGGCGCACGAACTTTCAAACGAAAAGGAATATCTCCTTTTTTATATTTTGGATTTTGTCTAAAGAAAAAGCCAAGTTCACCTTTCGGACTTTCGCCTCTAAAATAAAAATCAGTTTGAGGTGGTTTTATACGTTTTGGAACAAGTGCTTGTGGGTCAAAATCTCGTGTTCGTTTATGTTCTTTAGTAAGTTTCTCAATACATTGTTCAATTATTTTTGAAGATTCTTTGCACTCTTGAAAGCGAACAAAATTTCTATCCCAACAGTCACCTGTTGTTCCCATTTTTCCCTCTCCAATCGGAATGTCAAAATCTACTTCTTCATAAATTGAATATTTATCTACTTTTCTCAAATCCCATTTCAAACCCGAAGCCCGAAGCATTGCACCTGTAACTCCATAGTTAATAGCTGTTTGCATTGGCAAAACTCCTACATTTGCTGTTCTTGAAACAAATATTCTATTATTGATAAGTAAGTTTTCCAAGTCATCTAATTTAGGTTTCAAATGATTTAGATATTCACTACATTTTTCTTCAAAATCTAAAGGTAAATCATAATATAAGCCACCAATCCAAATATAATTGTATAAAAGACGTGCGCCACTTATCCATTCTAACAATCGTAAAATATATTCTCGCTCTTTCATTAGCCACAAAAAAGGTGTAGTTGCTCCCACATCAACAGCATACGTTCCGATAGCAATAAAATGAGAAGCAATTCGATTGAGTTCTGCCACCAAAACACGAATATATTCTACTCGTTTTGGTATTTTGTCTGTCATTCCTAACATTTTTTCTACTCCCAGTGCATAAATATGTTCCGAGTTCATGGAAGCAACATAATCCATTCTATCTATGTAGGGAATAATTTGGGCGTAATTCAGACTTTCAGCATGCTTTTCAAAACAGCGATGCAGATAACCAATATGTGGAACAACTTCTCTTACAACTTCACCATCTGTAATAACTTCCAAACGCAAAACACCATGCATAGAAGGATGTTGAGGTCCTAAATTAAAAAGCATTTCCTCACTTTTGAGAGTATCAGAAGTGTATTTTGTGGGTTCAGATTGTTGGTGAAAGGACATAGGAATGATTAAAATTACGAATTTAATGTGTTGAATACTAAAGGTTAAAGGTTATCACGGTTATTTTTGTATAACAGTCTTCCAGACTGTTGGATAGGATAAAATACTGCTTTTTATGTTCAGACAAGATGTCTGAACTATCTTAACACAAACCGTGATAAGGTTTACTAATGACTTATAAAAAAAAAATATTTTAATTAATTTCTATTTATTATGAAAAAGTTTCGAATTAAATTTTTAGGAAAACGAATTAAAATTACGATTCAAAAATAAATTGTATTTGGTGAGTTTAGTTGCTAATTTTACAAAAATATGCAATCAAGTTTAATAAACAGATTATAATAAATAATTTTTATAGAATTTGACAGTAATTTATCAGAGTTTAATCCATCATAAATGATACTTTTTGTAGCTGCAATTTTGTTCGGAATTGGAATTTTGATTGTCTTGACACGTAAAAATGCAATGCTTGTCTTGATGGGAATCGAACTAATGCTAACAGCTTCTATGCTCAATTTTATTGCTTTTTCGAAAGGAATGGAAGCGCATTTATTTGTCCTTTTGATTATTGTGGTGGCTGCTGCCGAAATTACGATTGCACTAGCTTTGATTCTGAAAATCTATAACTATTTTGGACACATTGAAATAGATGAAATTTTAGAAAAAGAAGAATAAAGACACTATTTTTGTGTGTTCAACTTCTTAGAATTGAACGAAATGCTTTCTCAGAAGCATAATTTAAGCTAATAAATCACGCTTCTGAGGAAGCGAAACATTCGTTTTTGGGAAAACGAATGCACGAAAGTCTCAATATTAAGAAACAAAAATATAAAAATTAAGATGATAAATCAATTTATAGAAAAAATAGAAGAAAGTTTAGAAAAAAATACGTTTATCAAAATTACCTTATCAAACTTTACTTCAAATCAAGAAAAATCTACACTCAAAAAAATATTGATTCGCAAAACGATTATCAAAAGAGAAGAAAAACTAACTTTTGTTTATCGTCATAAAACGAATGATATTACTAAAAACTATTCTGTCGAAGAAGGAATGAAAGAAATTATAACATTTCTCACAAAAGAAGATAGTAATGAAAATAATGAAGGATTTTTTAATCAAGCTATTTTGTTTACCAATCAGTTTGATTTACATCTTAAAAATATAAATAAAAATCCCACTATTCACTCACAAAAGCCAACTCAAAAACAAGCTCTTTCTACTTCGCACGACAAACAAAAAAAACGAGCTATCCAGACTAAAGACCAAGAAGGAAACTCAAAAAATTATCTGCAAGCTCTCAAAATAACAGACCATACAGGAAAAGTGTATAAGAATGCACAAGATAAATACAAACAAATCAATCAATATATTGAAATTCTGAGTGTTTTGTTGAAGCAATTACCAACAGAAAAAGAATTGCAAATTACAGACATGGGCGCAGGAAAAGGGTATCTGACTTTTGCTCTATACGATTATTTGGAAAATAATTTGAAACTCAAAATAAAATCGGTTGGTGTTGAATTTAGAAACGATTTGGTAGAACTCTGTAACCAAATTGCAGAAGAGTCAGACTTTGAGAATCTTAGTTTTGTAGAAGGAACGATAGAAGAATATAAAATCACACAAGAAAATATAGAAGAAAAAACACACGTTTTGATTGCTTTACATGCTTGTGATACTGCGACAGACGATGCAATTTTCAAAGGAATTGAAGCTGATGCAGAGCTGATAGTTGTTGCGCCTTGTTGTCATAAGCAAATTCGTAGAGAAATGGAAAATGCTTTTAAATCAGACAAATCAGATAAAAAGTCTGAAAATGAACTTTCTCCACTCACAAATTATGGTGTTTTTCTAGAGCGACAAGCCGAAATGCTGACTGATACCATGCGTTGTTTGCTTCTCAATTATTGTGGCTATCAAACAAAGGCAGTCGAATTTATCTCTGATGCACACACACCAAAAAATGTATTGCTCATTGCTACCAAAAAAGAAAGTTTTTCAGATTCAACTAAAAAAGCAGAGAAGTTGAAGGAATTTAAAGATTTAAAATCATTTTTTGGAATTGAAACACATTATCTAGAAAGTTTGATTTTGAAGTAATATGTATTTTTTTAAAAAGGAGGAATATAATTTTTTCTCCATTCTTCAATTTCTGGATAATATTCATTATCAAAACAAACTAGTCTTTCGTTATATATTATTTCGTATTGACTCTCCGAGAGAACTAAAAATGTAATATCTGTATTTTATTTTTACTTCTAAAATCTGACTTCTAACTTTATTTACCAATCTCCATTTTCATTATCCTTAATTTCTTCTTCTACATTTTGTAAGCGTTCTTGTTCTAATTCTTCATTGCTTTTTTCATTTTCTTTATTTGGATTTGTAAGCATCATACCTTTCTTGAATAGTCTAAATTCTACTCTACGATTTACTCGTTTGTCTTCTTCTGTGATTTCTGGAAAAACTAAAGGCTTTTCAGAACCTAAGCCAAATGGTTTTATTCGGTCAGCTTCCAAGCGTCCATAAGACAAAATATAATTTCGAATAGATTCAGCTCTTTTGAGTGACAGTTCTTTATTTTTTTCTTTATTTCCATCGCTATCTGTATGACCAAAAATATCTAAATTGAAATCAGGATGTTCTACCAAAAAATCAATAATTAGATGCAAATCATTTTCCATTTTTGGCAAAATTCCTGTGCTGTTAGGTGCAAACTCAATAGATTTAAATTGTATTGTTTCTATCTGTGAAGCTGGCGAAGAAGCCATTTTTTGACGAACTCCTTGTACTTCAACCTCTCTATACGTATCACCATTTACTTCAAAAAGTTCTTCCAAACGAAAGAAGTTTTCACCACTTACAATCAATAAATATTTCTTTTTATCAATCAGTTCAAACTCAAAATTACCCTCTTCATCGATATATTTTGGTGCAATCGGAATTTTATCAGCAACATCATACACGACTACCACACCACCAAAAATTTCTCCCGTTTGGCTTTCTTTTACTTTTCCTGAGAAACGAACAATTGCTTTAGGCTGTGCTTCCATAGGCAGAGGAAAAGAATACAAATCAGAGTTGGTATAAGGGTCTTGAACAACTGGCTCATTTCGCATCAGACGAACCTCTTTTTCGGCTCGTGCATAATATAAAAGGCGTGCAGAAGCATCAATGGTAAAATAATATTCACTACTTTTTGTATTTACAAAAGGACCTAAGTTTTTGGGTTCGCACCACGTATCACGACTTGTTTTGTAAGACTTGAAAATATCATAACTTCCAAAGGAAAACAAATGACCATTCGAACTAAAATATAAAATATTATCGCTAGGGTGTAAAAACGGACTTAGTTCATTGGCTTGTGTATTGATAATAGGTCCTATGTTTTGAGCTACTGACCAACGTTTTCGTCCTTGTCTGACTGTAAAATAAATATCTGTTCCTCCAAAACCTGTTTTTCTATCTGAAGCAAAAAAAAGTGTATCGCCCGTTACCGAAAAACTAGGATGAGAATCCCAAGTGGTAGAATTTACGGAAACACCAAAGTTTTGAACCTCATCCCAAATTCCATCTCCTTCATTCCATTTAGCAATATATAAATCACAATCTCCAAAACCATCAGGAGCATCACAACGAGAAAAAGCCATATATTTTCCATCTCTACTAATACAAGGTGAGCCTTCATTATAACGAGTATTTAAGCCTTTTAAAGGCAAAGGATAATCCCAACCAAACTCTCCCAAACGAACCGATTTATAAATATTTTCATCAAACTTATCAGCAGGTAAATATTTACGAACAGGGTCATTTACAGTGTCCATTAAAAGTCTTTTTGAAGTAAAATAAATGATAGAATCTGTCTGCCCAATCGCCAAACCATATTCTTCATAAGGTGAATTTATTTCCTCTCCCATACTTGTTCCCATTTGGTCAGGAGGACGCAGCGTATCAACTAATTGCCATTTATCAATCAGTTCATAATAATATTTTAAAGGGACATATTTTGGTTTTTCAGAAGGAGAAGCCAACGAATCAAAAGCCAACTGACTTTTTACAGATGAACCTCTATGATGTTTTAATAATAATCTATATAGTTCTAAAGCTAAAGGCTGATTTCCTGTTTTTTCGGCTGCTTGTGCATACGCCCAAATCAAATCCAAATCTTTTTTGAAATTTTCTATACCAAAATAACGAATATAGGTATCTAGTGCTTTTTTGAGTTCTGGAAGATTATTTTCTTGTTGAAGTCTCTTGATTTCTTTTAGTTGACGAGGGTCATAATAATATCTATAACTTTCAATATTCAAAAATGTAATTTGTGGACAATAAACTGCTCCTGATTTATTGATAGGACGAAATTCTTCTAATTTTATCTTAGAATCTTTATTGCGCTGAGCATAAGTAGGAGTGAAAAAAACAATTAAAATAAAAATACATAGATAGCTAATTTTATATTTATTTTGGTCTAAATTTTTTTTTATTAAAAATAATATTTTATTTTTCATTTTGTTTTTATATAAATCATCAAAAATTTCAAGTTATTTCTTGTTACAAAGTAGCCAAAAAGTATGCAATTTATAGAAATCAAGTGTTTGATTTTCGTTTTATTCTACAAAATTTAACTTTTTGACTGCCAACTCTTATTTTGAAGAGGTAAATTTAATTATCTTGAATCTTGAATTATCTTTTTGTAATACAACGCTAAAATTTTCTGAATCCTTATATTAAATCTTATAAAAAACATGAACGAGCAATTTTTACATTATATATGGAAATTTCAATATTTTGATAAGAATAATTTACTGACAGAAGAAGGAGAAGAATTACAAATTATTTCAGCAGGAATTCATAACCACGATGCAGGAGCAGATTTTGAAGATGCTGTTTTAAAGATAGGAAGTAAGCAAAAACAGACAAAATGGCAAGGAACAATAGAAATCGATACGTATGGGTTTAATTGGGAAAGTCATCATCATGCTACAAATGAAGCCTACGAAAATGTAGTTTTGCATGTTGTATGGAAGAATCCAAAGGAGGTTTTTAGAAAAAACGGTTCGAAAGTTTCTGTTTTGGTCTTAGAAAACAGAATTGATGAGCGTTTGTGGTTGAAATATCAAGAGTTTTTGAGAAATGAACACAAAATTCCATGTCAAGGTTATTGGAATGAAGGTACTATAAGCAATAATAATATAGAGTTAATTGCATCTTTTGAAAAAATGATGAGCCGAACACTTGATGAGCGATTGATTAGAAAATCTCAACATATTCTTTCACTTCTAGAGCGAAATGGTTATGATTGGGAAGAAACAAGTTATCAGGTTTTGTTAGAACATTTTGGATTTAAAAAGAATAATGCTCCTTTTTTACAATTAGCTAAAGAACTACCATTCAAAATTATAAAAAAACATGCGAATCAAATTTCTCAGATAGAAGCTCTATTGTATGGAATGGCTGGGTTTCTATTAGAGGAGAATAAAGACAAAATTAAACTCTTAGTTGAAAATAATTTTGATTGTCAAAGTAAAAACTTAAATTTAGAACAAGATTTATTGCAAAATCAATTAGATAAAGAATTACATTATTTTGAAGGATTACAAAAAGAGTTTCGTTTTTTATCTCATAAATATTCTTTACAAGACAAAGAAGTCAATTTAGCACAATGGAAATTTTTACGATTGCGTCCTTCCAATTTTCCAACAGTCAGAATAGCGCAGGTTATCGGACTTGTATCTCAGCAAAATCATCTGTTTTCTATTATTCTGAATGCAAAGAAACTAAAAGAATTTTATGAGTTTTTCAAAACAGAGCTACCAACCTACTGGAAAACACATTATAATTTTGGAAAGTTAAACAAACAGGAGGAAGATGGGACGTTTAAAGAAAACTCTACATTGGGAAAAGATGCACAGCAAAATTTGATTATCAATGTTGTCATTCCTATCCGTGTAGCGCATAGTTTATACAGGCAAAAAGAAGATGTTTTGCCTAAAATATGGCTTAATGAGTTAAAAACAGAGAAGAATAGCGTCATAAGTCTGTACAAACCTTTAGAAAAAATAAATAATTCTGCTTTCAAAATTAAAACGGCTGCACAATCACAGTCTTTGCTAGAATTGTATAGCCAATATTGTAATCCTAAAAAATGTCTTTCATGTGAAGTGGGACGAGAAGTTTTAAAGAAGTAAGGAAAAATAAAAAAACTATCAGAACTTCTGCTATCAATAAGGTTCTAAAAAAAATAGTAGCTTTGTACATCATTTCATTCGTAATTTTTAATTTGTAATTGATATATGCTTTCATCTCGCCAACTTTTCCTAAATCATGTCGCTCAAACATCTCCTTTTCCTCTTGCCTTAGAAGTTCATAATGCAAAAGGAATTTATATGTTTGGTAGTAAAAACCGTAAATGGATTGATATTATTTCAGGAATTGGAGTGAGTAATGTGGGACATCGCCATCCAAAAGTAATAAAAGCAATTCAAAGACAACTAAGAAAATATATGCACTTGATGGTTTACGGAGAATTTATCCAAACGCCACAAGTTCAGCTCGCCACAGCTATTTCAAAGACTTTTAAGACTACTTTAGGGCAAGACTTTTTAGATAAAGAAGATAAAAGTAATGAAGAAAATAATAATGATAATCTATCTATAACAAATCACGAAAATACGCCTCAAAATGCTGTTTATTTTGTAAATTCTGGAAGTGAAGCTGTTGAGGGAGCTATAAAATTAGCCAAACGATTTACAGGAAGAACTCAATTAATAGGTTGTCACAATGCTTATCATGGTTCTACGCATGCTGCCCTTTCATTAGGAACAAGCAAAGAATGGAAAGAACCTTTTTTACCTTTACTTCCTGATGTAGACCATATTTGTTTTGATAGTAAATCTTGTCTTTCCAAAATCACAGAAAAAACAGCAGCCGTAATTATAGAAACTGTGCAAGGAGAAGCAGGAATCAGAATACCACAAAAAACCTATTTAAAAGCACTTAGAAAAAAATGCAGCGAAACAGGAACACTTCTGATTTGTGATGAAATTCAATGTGGCTTTGGTAGAACGGGTAAACTTTGGGCTTTCGAACATTTTGATATAATCCCTGATATTGTTGTGGCTGCAAAGGGAATGGGTGGAGGAATGCCGATTGGTGCTTTTATGGCTTCTCAAAAAATGATGTCGTGTCTTTCTGATAATCCAATTTTGGGACATATTTCTACTTTTGGAGGACATCCTGTGAGTTGTGTGGCTTCTTTGGCAACACTAAAAGTAATTCAAGAAGAGAATTTATTAGATGCTGTTGAAGAAAAACATGAATTGTTCAAGCAGTTATTAAATCCAGAAAGTACAAAAGCAATAAAAGAATTTCGTGGAATAGGTTTAATGTTGGCAGTAGAATTTGAGAGTTTTGATTTCTTACAAAAGGTAATTGCTCACTGTTTGGAGCTTGGTTTGCTTTCTGATTGGTTTTTGTATTGTGATAATTCGATGCGAATTGCTCCTCCTCTTATTATCACAAAAAAGGAAATAAAAAAGGCTTGCCAAATTATTTTGGAAGCCATTCGATTGACGGAAGAGAGTAAAGTTTAATTTTATTAGAAGAAAATACCGTTTTTTAATTCACTTTTAGCTAAATTTGTTATCAATTCAATCAAAAATTAATAATAATGACACGAAAATTAGCAAAACCCTTTTTGAAGTGGGCAGGAGGAAAGACGCAATTAATAGAACCAATTAATAGTTCATTACCTAAAAACTTTACAGATTCTAACTTTACCTATATTGAACCTTTTGTAGGAAGTGGGGCAATACTTTTTTGGGTCTTGAATAATTTTCCTTCTCTCAAAAAAGCTGTTATTAATGATGTAAACGAAGATTTGATAAATGTTTATAAAACGATTGCAACCCGACCAAAAGAGCTTATTTCTATTTTAGAAATTTTTGAAAATGAGTTTCATTTGTTAGAAGATATAGAAGATTCAGAAGAAAGTAAAAAAGAATATTATTACAAAAAAAGAGAACTTTACAACACTCGTAGTACAGAAAAAAGCATTCAAGCAGCCTTATTTATTTTTTTAAATCGAACTTGTTTTAATGGTTTGTATCGTGTCAATAAAAAAAATGGTTTTAATGTTCCAGCAGGTCGCTATAAAAAACCTACTATTTGTAATGTAGAAAATATTTTTGCTGTACATGAAGCCTTACAAAAAGTTGAGATACTTTGTGGTGACTATGAAAAAACCGTTTCTTTAGCAAGTGAGAATACTTTTTTTTATCTTGATCCTCCCTACAAACCTCTGACAGAAACCTCAAATTTTAATTCTTACGCCAAGGATGAATTTGGAGACGAGGAGCAAATTCGTTTATATGACTTTTGTAAAAAATTAGATAATTTAGGCTATAATTGGATTTTGAGCAATTCTGATGTAAAAGGAAAAGCTGAAAATGAAGATTTTTTTGATGAATTGTATAGTGATTTTTTAATTACACGAGTAGAAGCAAAACGAAGTATCAATTCAAAATCTGAGAAAAGAGGAAAAATAAATGAACTTTTGATTTCTAATTTTACTCAAGCAAAACAACAATCACAACAAATAAAATTAGTATGATTTTAGGTGGAATAGGTGGCGCAAATACACAAACAGGTTTAGTTTTCGAAGGAGATACAGACTTAACTACATTTCTAAATTCTAAAAATGGCTATGAAGTCAAAAATGGAGATGTATTTTATGAAGGCGACCCAGTAGCTAGGATTTTTAAAAAACATGGTTTTTATAAATTTTTAGAAGAATTAGGTATTGACTGGAAAGGCTTAATTTCGAAGAAATTACTCCCAGATGATAGTATTTTTGTAAAAATAGCCAATACATTTTTTGTTATAGAGTGTAAATCTCAACGAGTTGCTGGGTCGGTAGATGAAAAATTACAAACTTGTGATTTTAAAAGAAAACAGTATCAAAAACTTCTTGCTAAAGCAAATATTGAAGTTGAATATATTTATCTTTTGAATGATTGGTTTAGGAAACCTGAATATAAAGATGTTTTAGATTATATTCATAGTGTTCATTGTTATTATTTTTTCAATTATATCCCATTAGCAAAATTAGGTTTGCCCATTCCAAAAGAAGAAGATAAACAAGACAAAAATAAATCTTAAAAATAATGATAGAACCTTTTTACAAATCAGAAGACAAGAATTTTTATCTCTTGAAAGGAGATACTTTTGATTTATTAGAAAGTTTCGAACATAAATTTGATATGGTTTTTGCTGATCCACCTTATTTTTTATCAAATGATGGATTGACGTTTCAAAACGGAAAAATAACGAGCGTAAATAAAGGATCGTGGGATAAATCAGAAGGATTTGAATATGTAAATGAATTTAATCGAAAATGGCTTTCTTTGATTCGTAAAAAAATGAAAGAAAATGCAACTATTTGGATTAGTGGTACTATGCACAATATTTTTTCAATCGGACAGCTTCTGACTGAACTAGATTTTAAGATCTTAAATATTATTACTTGGGAAAAGACGAATCCTCCTCCTAATTTTTCGTGTAAATCATTTACACATTCTACTGAACATATTATTTGGGCAAGAAAAAATGAAAAAGTTTCTCATTATTTCAATTATGAACTAATGAAAAAACTTAATGATAACAAACAAATGAAAGATGTTTGGAAACTTCCTGCAATAGCTTCTTGGGAAAAATCATGTGGAAAACACCCAACTCAAAAACCTCTTTCTTTACTAACAAGAATAATTTTAGCTTCTACAAAACCCAATGCTTGGATTTTAGATCCTTTTGCAGGAAGTAGTACGACAGGAATTGCAGCAAATTTAGCAAATAGACGTTTTCTAGGAATTGATAAGGAAGAAGAGTTTTTAAGAATTAGTAAAAACAGAAAGTTAGAAATTGAAAATATAGAAGCAATAGCAATTTATCAAAAGAAGATAGCAGGATTTATTGATAAACAACAGTTTACAGAATATTTAAAAACAGAAAACATTCAACAAGAAAGTAAAGTAGCATTAGGATTCTGTCGTAAAAAAGACATTGATAATTTGAAAAACTTAAATAAATTTTATTTCCATGCTATTGAAAATCAGAACGTTGTAAAAGATTTTCCTGTTGGATTAGTTGATGCAAAAAGATTGTTGATTTACTCAACTGCAAGAGCAAAACCAATAGTATTGACAGGATATTCAGCCATAATTAAAGATGTTACTCTAAAACATAAATCTAAAATTGAGGGAAAACAAAATTCCAAAACAGAATTTTATTATGAAGTAGTTTTAGAAGAACCCTTTACCAAAAATGATCAACTAGAATTTCAAATAGATACGAAAAAACTATTTACAGATAAAGAAGATAAAAATAAGAAACTTTTAGCTCAATTTTTACCTGCTCTGACTACTTTAAACAGATTGATGGATTCAAAAATTGTTGTTAATGAGGATAAAATATAAAATAAGGCTCACAAAATAATTTTGAAAGCCATCCAATCAACAGAAAAATAGTAAAGTATTGTATTTCCATTCACAACTCACCATTAATAATTCATAATTTCTTTTAATCTACTTCTGCCGAAATTCCACGTTCGCAAATTGCGTTACGCATCGGAACGAGGTCATTCCAAGAACCTTCTTTTACAGAACATTTGCCCTTAAAATGAATAATAAGTGTACATTGTTCTGCTTGTGGTGCTGAATGCTGACAAACCTCAACTAAAGTATCGATAACGTGGTCAAACGTATTTACTTCATCATTAAAAACAATTAAACGATGACCTTCCTCTGTTTTTGTGTCTACTTCTTCTAAAACTTCTGTTTCTGTATTAGAATAAAAATTAGTAGATAAATTATTGGAAAATTTAGAAGAATTTGAAAATTGATTCATAAT
This is a stretch of genomic DNA from Bernardetia sp. MNP-M8. It encodes these proteins:
- a CDS encoding NADH-quinone oxidoreductase subunit D, with the translated sequence MSFHQQSEPTKYTSDTLKSEEMLFNLGPQHPSMHGVLRLEVITDGEVVREVVPHIGYLHRCFEKHAESLNYAQIIPYIDRMDYVASMNSEHIYALGVEKMLGMTDKIPKRVEYIRVLVAELNRIASHFIAIGTYAVDVGATTPFLWLMKEREYILRLLEWISGARLLYNYIWIGGLYYDLPLDFEEKCSEYLNHLKPKLDDLENLLINNRIFVSRTANVGVLPMQTAINYGVTGAMLRASGLKWDLRKVDKYSIYEEVDFDIPIGEGKMGTTGDCWDRNFVRFQECKESSKIIEQCIEKLTKEHKRTRDFDPQALVPKRIKPPQTDFYFRGESPKGELGFFFRQNPKYKKGDIPFRLKVRAPSFCNLSVLPYLAQNTLLSDLIAIVGSLDINLGEVDR
- the nuoK gene encoding NADH-quinone oxidoreductase subunit NuoK, producing MILFVAAILFGIGILIVLTRKNAMLVLMGIELMLTASMLNFIAFSKGMEAHLFVLLIIVVAAAEITIALALILKIYNYFGHIEIDEILEKEE
- a CDS encoding SAM-dependent methyltransferase; translation: MINQFIEKIEESLEKNTFIKITLSNFTSNQEKSTLKKILIRKTIIKREEKLTFVYRHKTNDITKNYSVEEGMKEIITFLTKEDSNENNEGFFNQAILFTNQFDLHLKNINKNPTIHSQKPTQKQALSTSHDKQKKRAIQTKDQEGNSKNYLQALKITDHTGKVYKNAQDKYKQINQYIEILSVLLKQLPTEKELQITDMGAGKGYLTFALYDYLENNLKLKIKSVGVEFRNDLVELCNQIAEESDFENLSFVEGTIEEYKITQENIEEKTHVLIALHACDTATDDAIFKGIEADAELIVVAPCCHKQIRREMENAFKSDKSDKKSENELSPLTNYGVFLERQAEMLTDTMRCLLLNYCGYQTKAVEFISDAHTPKNVLLIATKKESFSDSTKKAEKLKEFKDLKSFFGIETHYLESLILK
- a CDS encoding OmpA family protein, yielding MKNKILFLIKKNLDQNKYKISYLCIFILIVFFTPTYAQRNKDSKIKLEEFRPINKSGAVYCPQITFLNIESYRYYYDPRQLKEIKRLQQENNLPELKKALDTYIRYFGIENFKKDLDLIWAYAQAAEKTGNQPLALELYRLLLKHHRGSSVKSQLAFDSLASPSEKPKYVPLKYYYELIDKWQLVDTLRPPDQMGTSMGEEINSPYEEYGLAIGQTDSIIYFTSKRLLMDTVNDPVRKYLPADKFDENIYKSVRLGEFGWDYPLPLKGLNTRYNEGSPCISRDGKYMAFSRCDAPDGFGDCDLYIAKWNEGDGIWDEVQNFGVSVNSTTWDSHPSFSVTGDTLFFASDRKTGFGGTDIYFTVRQGRKRWSVAQNIGPIINTQANELSPFLHPSDNILYFSSNGHLFSFGSYDIFKSYKTSRDTWCEPKNLGPFVNTKSSEYYFTIDASARLLYYARAEKEVRLMRNEPVVQDPYTNSDLYSFPLPMEAQPKAIVRFSGKVKESQTGEIFGGVVVVYDVADKIPIAPKYIDEEGNFEFELIDKKKYLLIVSGENFFRLEELFEVNGDTYREVEVQGVRQKMASSPASQIETIQFKSIEFAPNSTGILPKMENDLHLIIDFLVEHPDFNLDIFGHTDSDGNKEKNKELSLKRAESIRNYILSYGRLEADRIKPFGLGSEKPLVFPEITEEDKRVNRRVEFRLFKKGMMLTNPNKENEKSNEELEQERLQNVEEEIKDNENGDW
- a CDS encoding DUF2851 family protein, with the protein product MNEQFLHYIWKFQYFDKNNLLTEEGEELQIISAGIHNHDAGADFEDAVLKIGSKQKQTKWQGTIEIDTYGFNWESHHHATNEAYENVVLHVVWKNPKEVFRKNGSKVSVLVLENRIDERLWLKYQEFLRNEHKIPCQGYWNEGTISNNNIELIASFEKMMSRTLDERLIRKSQHILSLLERNGYDWEETSYQVLLEHFGFKKNNAPFLQLAKELPFKIIKKHANQISQIEALLYGMAGFLLEENKDKIKLLVENNFDCQSKNLNLEQDLLQNQLDKELHYFEGLQKEFRFLSHKYSLQDKEVNLAQWKFLRLRPSNFPTVRIAQVIGLVSQQNHLFSIILNAKKLKEFYEFFKTELPTYWKTHYNFGKLNKQEEDGTFKENSTLGKDAQQNLIINVVIPIRVAHSLYRQKEDVLPKIWLNELKTEKNSVISLYKPLEKINNSAFKIKTAAQSQSLLELYSQYCNPKKCLSCEVGREVLKK
- a CDS encoding aspartate aminotransferase family protein, which gives rise to MLSSRQLFLNHVAQTSPFPLALEVHNAKGIYMFGSKNRKWIDIISGIGVSNVGHRHPKVIKAIQRQLRKYMHLMVYGEFIQTPQVQLATAISKTFKTTLGQDFLDKEDKSNEENNNDNLSITNHENTPQNAVYFVNSGSEAVEGAIKLAKRFTGRTQLIGCHNAYHGSTHAALSLGTSKEWKEPFLPLLPDVDHICFDSKSCLSKITEKTAAVIIETVQGEAGIRIPQKTYLKALRKKCSETGTLLICDEIQCGFGRTGKLWAFEHFDIIPDIVVAAKGMGGGMPIGAFMASQKMMSCLSDNPILGHISTFGGHPVSCVASLATLKVIQEENLLDAVEEKHELFKQLLNPESTKAIKEFRGIGLMLAVEFESFDFLQKVIAHCLELGLLSDWFLYCDNSMRIAPPLIITKKEIKKACQIILEAIRLTEESKV